Proteins from one Bacteroidales bacterium genomic window:
- a CDS encoding glycosyltransferase family 9 protein produces MERILIIQTAFIGDVILATPLIEKLHYLYPASKIDFLLRKGNEGLLENHPYINEIITWNKKENKTGNLFKTRKYIKSKKYELVVNAHRFASSGFITAFSGAKTTTGFSKNPFSFLFSHKRKHIIGKADKPIHEIDRNLSLIDFLGNDKRFFPKLYPSEIDLAKTEKYKTQQYICIAPASVWATKQFPYEKWIELINAIDNKFKIILIGAESDEALCNDLIADTRKDKILNLAGELTLLQTAALMKDAVMNFVNDSAPLHIASAMNAAVTAIFCSTVPSFGFGPLSEKSFIAETDKVMECRPCGLHGFKTCPEHHFECAYSIEINKLVTSIPH; encoded by the coding sequence TTCTAAAATTGATTTTCTTCTTCGTAAAGGCAACGAAGGACTGCTCGAAAACCATCCATACATCAATGAAATAATCACCTGGAATAAAAAAGAAAATAAAACAGGGAACCTTTTTAAAACAAGGAAATATATCAAATCAAAAAAATACGAACTTGTGGTTAATGCGCACCGCTTTGCTTCCAGCGGTTTTATTACTGCTTTTTCGGGAGCGAAAACAACTACAGGTTTCAGTAAAAATCCTTTTTCGTTTTTATTTTCACACAAAAGAAAACATATTATCGGTAAAGCAGATAAGCCGATTCATGAGATTGACAGGAATCTTTCATTGATTGATTTTCTGGGAAACGATAAAAGGTTTTTCCCAAAACTTTACCCTTCTGAAATTGATCTTGCGAAAACAGAAAAATATAAAACACAGCAATATATTTGTATAGCGCCTGCATCGGTATGGGCTACCAAACAATTCCCTTACGAAAAATGGATAGAACTTATCAATGCCATCGATAATAAATTCAAAATAATTTTAATCGGCGCTGAAAGTGATGAAGCCTTATGTAATGATTTGATCGCTGATACAAGAAAAGATAAAATCCTGAACCTTGCAGGGGAATTAACATTACTTCAAACTGCAGCATTAATGAAGGATGCCGTTATGAATTTTGTAAACGACTCGGCTCCATTGCATATCGCATCGGCAATGAATGCAGCAGTAACAGCAATATTTTGCTCTACTGTTCCATCTTTCGGATTTGGACCTTTATCCGAAAAATCGTTTATCGCAGAAACGGATAAAGTGATGGAATGCCGCCCTTGCGGATTACATGGCTTTAAAACTTGCCCGGAACATCATTTTGAATGTGCTTATTCTATTGAAATAAATAAATTAGTTACTTCAATACCCCACTAA
- a CDS encoding L-threonylcarbamoyladenylate synthase, translated as MLEEIDKTVNVLTKGGIILYPTDTIWGIGCDATNQAAVQKIFKIKKRLESKSLILLVSDIDMVKEYVENIPEIAWDLVKNMDRPTTFIYPKAKNLAKKAIASDGTVAIRVVSDEFCKQMITFFGKPVVSTSANVSGEPTALLFSKISSEIKKNVDYIVNLYHENIKEIRPSTIIKLLEDGNYEIIRK; from the coding sequence ATGCTTGAAGAAATTGATAAAACGGTAAATGTGCTAACCAAAGGAGGAATCATCCTTTACCCCACCGATACTATTTGGGGAATTGGGTGCGATGCTACAAACCAGGCTGCTGTTCAAAAAATATTCAAAATAAAAAAACGCCTTGAAAGCAAAAGCCTGATTTTACTGGTCAGCGATATTGATATGGTAAAAGAATATGTTGAGAACATACCGGAAATAGCATGGGACCTGGTAAAGAACATGGATCGCCCTACTACATTCATTTATCCTAAAGCAAAAAATCTTGCAAAAAAAGCTATTGCATCGGATGGCACTGTTGCTATTCGTGTTGTAAGTGATGAATTCTGCAAACAAATGATCACGTTTTTTGGCAAACCTGTAGTTTCAACATCTGCAAATGTTTCAGGCGAACCCACAGCGCTTCTTTTCAGTAAAATTTCTTCAGAAATTAAAAAGAACGTTGATTATATTGTAAATTTATATCATGAAAATATTAAAGAAATAAGGCCATCGACGATCATCAAACTTTTGGAAGATGGCAATTATGAAATCATCAGAAAATAA